A region from the Schistocerca serialis cubense isolate TAMUIC-IGC-003099 chromosome 1, iqSchSeri2.2, whole genome shotgun sequence genome encodes:
- the LOC126478914 gene encoding uncharacterized protein LOC126478914 isoform X5 — translation MQALLVFALASLAAMAAGEAPSTSYGAPSRQLPGQPQRLQAQQKQQQQPKAFAQSQAQPSFAAPQPASGFSAASFRPQFFIPAQDFSRLTDSYQLPTFTTSAPTTTEAATTTTEAPYNYGKAELREAEESGVYYVLQPDGRLQRIAYAHGPAPASPAPQQQRAASSELSALQQPALTPGYLARFQYQDLHPAGAPIYSYKQPELVRIN, via the exons ATGCAG GCCCTACTGGTATTCGCCTTGGCGTCGCTGGCGGCGATGGCCGCGGGCGAAGCGCCCTCCACCAGCTACGGCGCGCCCTCCCGCCAGCTGCCGGGCCAGCCTCAGCGGCTCCAGGCgcaacagaagcagcagcagcaaccaaaGGCCTTCGCCCAGTCGCAGGCGCAGCCGTCATTCGCGGCCCCGCAGCCAGCCTCTGGATTTTCTGCAGCCAGCTTCCGCCCACAGTTCTTCATTCCTGCACAGGACTTCTCCCGCCTCACTGACTCCTACCAACTGCCTACGTTCACGacgtccgcccccaccaccactgaggCTGCCACCACCACTACTGAGGCTCCTTACAAC TACGGCAAGGCGGAGCTGCGTGAGGCGGAGGAAAGCGGCGTGTACTACGTGTTGCAGCCAGACGGCCGCCTGCAGCGCATCGCCTACGCCCACGGTCCAGCCCCCGCCTCCCCCGCCCCCCAGCAGCAGCGCGCCGCCTCCAGTGAACTGTCTGCCCTGCAGCAGCCGGCGCTCACCCCCGGCTACCTGGCGCGCTTCCAGTACCAGGACCTGCATCCTGCCGGCGCTCCCATCTACTCTTACAAACAACCTGAGCTTGTGCGCATCAACTAG